In Populus alba chromosome 1, ASM523922v2, whole genome shotgun sequence, a single window of DNA contains:
- the LOC118038196 gene encoding uncharacterized protein, whose product MEEKHHQKTSSREYIFSFPSTPGTLDQDSDFEFGCLTPDSPSCDPNKNSPADHLFFNGRLLPHSFPVLRRQQPTTMLLIDNIYRATSRASSVSCKDSLMSSRSNSTNSSRSSVSSARTSSSDNSERRRLYNNITGTKTPLASKVVMAQLYGSSQRWQHIMPVPAAVLKREDSRRKSGGILVKEGLISNKKQVKKGKRERSGLWRRFFRSFLVACRECHAMEPSTRDDMLQENIKL is encoded by the coding sequence ATGGAAGAAAAGCACCACCAAAAGACTAGCTCTAGAGAATACATCTTCTCGTTTCCTAGCACTCCAGGTACTCTAGATCAAGATTCTGATTTCGAATTCGGTTGTTTAACGCCGGATTCTCCCTCTTGTGATCCAAACAAGAACTCACCAGCTGATCATCTTTTCTTCAATGGCCGCCTGTTGCCTCATTCTTTTCCTGTACTTCGACGACAACAACCAACAACTATGCTTCTTATTGATAACATATATCGTGCAACTAGCAGAGCAAGCAGTGTCAGCTGCAAGGATTCCCTCATGTCATCAAGAAGTAATAGTACTAATAGCAGTAGAAGCAGTGTTAGCAGCGCAAGAACAAGCTCAAGTGACAACTCAGAGAGGAGAAGATTGTATAATAATATTACTGGTACCAAAACACCCTTGGCTAGTAAAGTTGTCATGGCACAATTATACGGATCTTCTCAAAGGTGGCAACATATCATGCCAGTGCCAGCTGCAGTTCTGAAACGTGAGGATTCACGAAGGAAAAGTGGTGGGATTTTGGTTAAAGAAGGGTTGATCAGCAACAAGAAACAAGTCAAGAAAGGGAAAAGAGAGAGGTCCGGGCTCTGGAGGAGATTTTTCAGGTCATTTTTGGTGGCGTGTAGAGAATGCCACGCCATGGAACCATCCACAAGGGACGATATGTTGCAAGAGAACATCAAGTTATGA
- the LOC118038197 gene encoding protein RICE SALT SENSITIVE 3 gives MVGSGGADRSKEAVGMMALHEALRSVCLNSDWTYSVFWTIRPRPRVRGGNGCKVGDDNGSLMLMWEDGFCRGRVGDCLEEIDGEDPVRKAFSKMSIQLYNYGEGLMGKVASDKCHKWVFKEPTECEPNISNYWQSSFDALPSEWTDQFESGIQTIAVIQAGHGLLQLGSCKIIPEDLHFVLRMRHTFESLGYQSGFYLSQLFSSTRNTSSSSSIPTTKQSAIPTRSTQPLFNWGQRPLPSAAASLLSSQNFQNPSARLGFPQAKDEPHMFILPHSSETRMEEMMGEHENDIKWPNGLSFFNALTGRADDAKLLFNPESLGNKGDRNHHPHILEGKSPNPNSDASNMNNAGGMNPNEFLSLDCHPDSARKMENKFKRSFTLPARMTSSSSTSVDHHQHHPMEYRNPESGVYSDVMETFLE, from the exons ATGGTGGGCTCAGGAGGAGCAGATAGGAGCAAAGAAGCTGTTGGGATGATGGCCCTTCATGAGGCCCTTAGAAGCGTCTGTCTCAACTCAGACTGGACTTACTCTGTCTTCTGGACTATTCGTCCTCGCCC AAGAGTTAGGGGTGGTAATGGTTGCAAGGTTGGAGATGATAATGGAAGCTT GATGTTGATGTGGGAAGATGGGTTTTGTCGAGGGAGAGTTGGAGATTGCCTGGAAGAAATCGACGGCGAGGATCCTGTCAGGAAAGCATTCAGCAAAATGTCCATTCAGTTATATAATTATGGAGAAGG GTTAATGGGAAAGGTTGCCTCTGATAAGTGCCATAAATGGGTCTTCAAAGAACCTACTGAATGTGAACCAAATATTTCCAACTACTGGCAAAGTTCATTTGATGCT CTTCCTTCTGAATGGACAGATCAGTTCGAGTCTGGTATTCAG ACCATTGCTGTCATACAAGCTGGCCATGGCCTTCTACAACTGGGCTCCTGCAAGATC ATACCTGAGGACCTTCATTTTGTACTAAGAATGAGGCATACGTTTGAATCTCTTGGCTACCAGTCTGGTTTCTACCTCTCCCAGCTCTTCTCATCGACCAGAAACACTTCGTCTTCTTCCTCAATACCTACTACTAAGCAATCTGCAATTCCAACCCGTTCAACACAGCCCCTTTTCAACTGGGGTCAAAGACCTCTTCCATCTGCAGcagcttctttgctttcttCACAGAATTTTCAAAACCCTTCGGCTAGACTTGGATTTCCACAAGCCAAGGACGAGCCCCATATGTTTATCCTTCCCCATTCATCTGAAACCCGAATGGAAGAGATGATGGGAGAGCATGAAAATGACATCAAATGGCCCAATGGTTTGTCTTTCTTCAATGCTCTCACCGGACGGGCAGATGATGCCAAGCTTTTGTTTAACCCTGAGAGCTTAGGAAACAAAGGAGACCGCAATCACCACCCTCATATCCTTGAAGGGAAGAGTCCAAATCCAAATTCAGACGCTTCAAATATGAACAATGCTGGTGGTATGAATCCCAACGAGTTCTTGAGCTTAGATTGCCATCCTGATAGTGCAAGGAAAATGGAAAACAAGTTCAAAAGGAGCTTTACTTTGCCTGCAAGAATGACTTCATCGTCTTCCACATCGGTTGACCACCATCAGCACCATCCTATGGAGTACAGGAATCCTGAATCAGGGGTGTATTCAGACGTCATGGAGACTTTCTTGGAGTGA
- the LOC118038194 gene encoding squamosa promoter-binding-like protein 4 has product MLLVVLPTFFTFYFTLSPTDLHFSTSKATPHLASYHTIPQLCDILPKIMAARTLEGKHSSLKEKMINKDDFLIEDELDDDMEEYESGGGVGLADDEKKKGAGVMHGKRGTGSGGASPPSCQVEKCGANLTDAKRYHRRHKVCEVHAKSLAVVVAGLRQRFCQQCSRFHELAEFDETKRSCRRRLAGHNERRRKSTAESYGEGSNRKGVNAPLKESPCRQADERGRFQINIPPQGSSSYKRSQIR; this is encoded by the exons CTTCAAAAGCCACTCCTCACCTTGCTAGCTATCACACAATACCTCAATTGTGTGATATCCTCCCTAAAATAATGGCCGCTAGGACTCTTGAAGGGAAGCATAGcagtttgaaagaaaaaatgatcAACAAAGATGATTTCCTGATTGAGGATGAGTTGGATGATGACATGGAAGAATATGAGAGTGGCGGCGGTGTTGGTTTAGCCGATgatgaaaagaagaaaggagCTGGTGTTATGCATGGGAAGAGAGGGACCGGTAGTGGCGGAGCGTCTCCACCATCCTGCCAAGTGGAGAAGTGTGGAGCTAATTTAACTGATGCTAAGAGGTACCACAGGAGACACAAAGTTTGCGAGGTTCATGCAAAGTCACTAGCTGTGGTTGTTGCCGGCCTCAGGCAGAGGTTTTGTCAGCAATGCAGCAG GTTCCACGAGCTAGCGGAGTTTGATGAAACAAAGAGGAGCTGCCGTAGGCGTTTGGCAGGGCACAATGAGAGGCGCCGGAAAAGCACAGCTGAGTCTTATGGAGAAGGCTCAAACCGCAAAGGCGTCAATGCTCCATTGAAAGAGAGCCCGTGCAGGCAAGCTGATGAAAGAGGAAGATTTCAGATAAACATCCCACCCCAAGGAAGTTCCTCTTACAAGCGATCCCAGATCAGATAA
- the LOC118038195 gene encoding probable protein phosphatase 2C 39, which yields MIGKEILHKMKEKVGLGSSPDSGKGKSKISKRITHGFHLVKGKSHHDMEDYVVAQFKEVDDNELGLFAIFDGHLSHVIPDYLRSHLFDNILKEPDFWTQPKNAMRRAYCLTDTTILEKAGDLGKGGSTAVTAILINCQKLVVANVGDSRAVICKNGVAKQLSVDHEPSMEREEIENRGGFVSNFPGDVARVDGQLAVARAFGDKSLKDHLSSEPDFAMEMIDDDTDCIILASDGLWKVMSNQEAVDAIKNIKDALSAAKRLTEEALNRKSSDDISCVVVKFQ from the exons ATGATTGGCAAAGAAATCCTACACAAGATGAAG GAAAAGGTTGGATTAGGTTCTTCTCCAGATTCTGGAAAGGGCAAGAGTAAGATTTCAAAGCGCATAACACATGGCTTTCACTTAGTAAAGGGGAAATCACATCATGACATGGAAGATTATGTTGTTGCTCAATTTAAGGAAGTCGATGACAATGAACTTGGTTTATTTGCAATATTTGATGGTCATCTCAGCCATGTTATTCCTGATTATTTGCGGTCTCATTTGTTTGACAATATCTTAAAGGAG CCAGACTTTTGGACACAGCCAAAAAATGCTATGAGGAGAGCATATTGTTTGACTGATACTACAATTTTGGAGAAAGCTGGTGATTTGGGTAAAGGAGGTTCAACGGCTGTCACGGCTATACTAATTAACTGTCAGAAGCTGGTAGTAGCAAATGTAGGTGACTCACGAGCTGTTATCTGCAAGAATGGTGTTGCTAAACAACTCTCAGTTGATCATGAGCCAAGCATGGAAAGGGAGGAAATCGAGAACAGAGGTGGCTTTGTGTCAAACTTTCCAG GGGATGTCGCTCGTGTTGATGGACAGTTGGCAGTGGCAAGGGCATTTGGTGACAAGAGTTTGAAGGACCATCTGAGTTCAGAACCAGATTTTGCAATGGAGATGATTGATGATGATACAGATTGTATTATCTTAGCAAGTGACGGGTTGTGGAAG GTGATGTCCAACCAAGAAGCAGTGGACGCTATCAAGAACATAAAGGATGCGCTGTCTGCAGCAAAGCGGCTTACTGAAGAAGCACTTAATAGGAAGAGTTCAGACGACATTTCCTGTGTGGTCGTGAAATTTCAGTGA
- the LOC118038214 gene encoding alkane hydroxylase MAH1, translating into MEIFDILAVVGVLVCFLLLRCWDQIRKLDADKVNWPIVGMLPRLLVNSSNVYEYTTRTLRNNGGTSKFKGPWFANMDFVITSDPRNVHHILSDNFANYPKGPVYKKIFEPLGDGILNSDSESWRAQRKMIQLFMKNNKYKELVEKNILQKLVQGLFPILDHVSRKEEIVDMQDVIQRFMYDSNCMSVLGFDPNCLTIEFPEVAHAKAFDIMEEAVFYRHIVPEFYWKFQKWLQIGEEKKLSRALQTFDQFMYKCISTRCEQVLNESRAKTENIVEEKEAAGFDLLTAYIKVQMKEHGNSAASSNKFLRDTATNLLVAGRDTPSAGLVWFFWLVAEHPLVESKILEEIRAANLVKEKDGKLRVFSAEEVNGLVYLHAAMCETLRLYPSVHTNHKAAVEEDTLPSGHRVRRKMQVLISFYSMGRMEAIWGKDCQEFKPERWISDKGGIIHVPPYKFAAFNDGPRTCLGKDVSFIQMKMVACAVLWNYHVQVVEDHQVFPSVAVVLHMKNGLRVRITKRC; encoded by the coding sequence ATGGAGATATTCGACATACTTGCAGTTGTAGGAGTACTTGTTTGTTTTCTCTTGCTTCGTTGCTGGGATCAGATCAGGAAGCTAGACGCAGATAAAGTGAACTGGCCAATTGTAGGGATGCTACCACGGCTCCTTGTCAATTCATCAAACGTGTATGAGTACACCACGCGAACCCTGAGAAATAATGGAGGAACTTCAAAGTTCAAGGGTCCTTGGTTTGCCAACATGGACTTCGTGATCACTAGCGATCCTAGGAATGTGCACCACATCTTGAGCGACAACTTCGCAAACTATCCGAAGGGACCTGTGTACAAGAAGATTTTTGAGCCTCTAGGAGATGGGATTCTCAATTCCGATTCGGAGTCATGGAGAGCACAGAGGAAAATGATTCAGTTGTTCATGAAGAACAACAAGTACAAGGAGTTGGTAGAGAAGAACATCCTCCAGAAGTTGGTTCAAGGCCTATTTCCAATCCTGGATCATGTCTCCAGAAAAGAGGAGATAGTAGACATGCAAGATGTGATTCAGCGGTTCATGTATGATAGTAACTGCATGTCTGTTTTGGGTTTCGATCCAAATTGTCTCACGATTGAGTTTCCTGAGGTTGCACATGCAAAAGCTTTCGATATCATGGAGGAGGCAGTATTCTACCGGCACATCGTGCCGGAGTTTTACTGGAAGTTTCAAAAATGGCTTCAAATcggagaagagaagaaactaAGTAGAGCTTTGCAGACATTTGATCAATTCATGTACAAATGCATCTCAACAAGGTGCGAGCAAGTCTTAAACGAAAGTAGAGCCAAAACGGAGAATATTGTCGAGGAGAAGGAAGCTGCAGGCTTCGACTTATTAACAGCTTATATCAAAGTTCAAATGAAAGAGCATGGAAACAGTGCAGCTTCTTCAAACAAGTTCTTAAGAGACACGGCAACTAATCTCCTGGTGGCCGGGAGAGACACTCCCAGTGCAGGCCTTGTTTGGTTCTTCTGGCTTGTCGCAGAGCATCCACTAGTAGAAAGCAAGATATTAGAAGAGATTAGAGCAGCGAATTTGGTGAAGGAAAAGGACGGGAAGCTGAGGGTTTTCAGTGCAGAAGAGGTAAATGGCCTGGTTTATCTTCACGCAGCCATGTGTGAGACACTGCGGCTATACCCATCAGTGCATACTAATCACAAGGCTGCAGTTGAAGAAGACACACTTCCGAGCGGTCATCGCGTCCGACGGAAGATGCAGGTCTTGATTTCCTTCTACTCAATGGGGAGAATGGAAGCAATTTGGGGCAAAGATTGCCAAGAATTCAAGCCTGAGAGGTGGATTTCTGATAAAGGAGGTATTATACACGTACCACCTTACAAGTTTGCTGCGTTCAACGATGGCCCGAGGACTTGCCTGGGAAAAGACGTCAGCTTTATTCAAATGAAGATGGTTGCCTGTGCAGTGCTCTGGAATTATCATGTTCAAGTGGTTGAAGACCATCAGGTTTTCCCTAGTGTTGCTGTTGTGCTTCACATGAAGAATGGCTTGAGGGTAAGGATCACCAAGAGATGCTAA